A DNA window from Dunckerocampus dactyliophorus isolate RoL2022-P2 chromosome 17, RoL_Ddac_1.1, whole genome shotgun sequence contains the following coding sequences:
- the LOC129170148 gene encoding beta-1,3-galactosyltransferase 9 codes for MQCFLSKLTTHQWCFLLFNVLLFHALLFGADFVEEYLLQPTPGLYIDDHVMDVREKARKLDLSNVRENVSQAYPISNCDACTASDIFLLALIFSSPLNISQRDAIRRTWANQTRVQGVSLRVLFLIGSSHTSSLREALMVESGLHKDMVQVQAVTDSSMLDPIERTVLALRWVITFCPKARFVLLTHENVFVNIPAIGGYLLGLHRHPEDLYLGRVIHGEFPDRNPSSPGYIPPGLYSGKYLPDYCDGTSYVLSQDVVRKVYVASALIRAPVSADVFLGFCAQKAGVVPTHNTRFSGRKHIRYNACCYRYLFSSAEMTRQELERVWSDLGQKADGKCSIFRTYYGLVTCKALTYLDTLSLLNP; via the exons ATGCAG TGCTTTCTGTCCAAGCTAACAACGCACCAGTGGTGCTTCCTCCTCTTCAATGTGCTGCTTTTCCATGCGCTGTTGTTTGGCGCTGACTTTGTAGAGGAGTATCTTCTTCAGCCTACACCCGGACTGTACATCGACGACCATGTTATGGACGTAAGGGAGAAAGCGAGGAAATTGGATCTGAGCAACGTCAGGGAAAATGTATCCCAAGCATACCCGATCTCCAACTGTGACGCCTGCACAGCATCTGACATCTTCCTGCTTGCGCTAATCTTCAGCTCCCCTCTTAATATTTCTCAAAGAGATGCGATCAGGAGGACATGGGCCAATCAAACACGAGTGCAAGGTGTTTCATTGCGGGTTCTTTTCCTCATAGGCTCGTCTCACACGTCTTCTCTGCGTGAGGCTCTTATGGTAGAGTCTGGCCTCCACAAGGACATGGTCCAAGTCCAGGCAGTGACTGACTCATCCATGCTTGACCCGATAGAAAGAACCGTGCTGGCACTCCGCTGGGTCATCACCTTTTGTCCCAAGGCACGCTTTGTTCTCCTGACGCATGAGAATGTGTTTGTGAACATCCCTGCCATCGGAGGCTACCTGCTCGGGTTACACAGGCACCCTGAGGACCTCTATCTGGGACGAGTGATCCATGGTGAGTTCCCTGACAGGAACCCCTCCAGCCCTGGCTACATTCCTCCGGGCCTCTACTCCGGCAAGTACTTACCTGACTACTGCGACGGGACATCCTATGTTCTGTCTCAAGACGTGGTCCGAAAAGTGTACGTAGCATCCGCATTGATTCGTGCGCCCGTGTCTGCGGATGTCTTTCTGGGTTTTTGTGCTCAGAAGGCTGGCGTGGTGCCGACCCACAACACTCGGTTCTCAGGACGGAAACACATCCGCTACAATGCTTGCTGCTATCGTTACCTGTTCAGCTCCGCAGAAATGACGCGGCAGGAGCTAGAGAGGGTGTGGTCGGACTTGGGACAGAAGGCAGATGGGAAATGCTCCATTTTCCGGACCTACTATGGCCTTGTGACCTGCAAGGCACTCACGTACCTCGATACGCTGTCTCTCCTCAACCCTTAA
- the LOC129169680 gene encoding histone H2B-like: MPEPAKSAPKKGSKKAVSKATGKGGKKRKSRRKESYAIYVYKVLKQVHPDTGISSKAMSIMNSFVNDIFERIASEASRLAHYNKRSTITSREIQTAVRLLLPGELAKHAVSEGTKAVTKYTSSK, translated from the coding sequence ATGCCTGAACCAGCCAAGTCTGCACCCAAGAAGGGCTCCAAGAAAGCCGTCAGCAAGGCTACCGGCAAGGGAGGCAAGAAGAGGAAGAGTCGTAGAAAGGAGAGTTACGCCATCTACGTGTACAAGGTGCTCAAGCAGGTGCACCCTGACACTGGAATCTCTTCGAAGGCTATGAGCATCATGAACTCCTTCGTCAACGACATTTTTGAACGCATCGCGTCTGAGGCGTCTCGTTTGGCTCACTACAACAAACGCTCCACGATCACGTCCAGGGAGATCCAGACCGCCGTTCGTCTTCTGTTGCCAGGTGAACTGGCTAAGCACGCCGTGTCCGAGGGCACCAAGGCTGTTACCAAGTACACCAGCTCTAAGTAA
- the LOC129169679 gene encoding histone H2A, whose amino-acid sequence MSGRGKTGGKARAKAKTRSSRAGLQFPVGRVHRLLRKGNYAERVGAGAPVYLAAVLEYLTAEILELAGNAARDNKKTRIIPRHLQLAVRNDEELNKLLGGVTIAQGGVLPNIQAVLLPKKTEKPAKK is encoded by the coding sequence ATGTCTGGACGTGGTAAAACCGGTGGTAAGGCCAGAGCCAAGGCTAAGACTCGCTCTTCCCGCGCCGGCCTTCAGTTCCCAGTGGGTCGTGTCCACAGACTGCTTCGTAAAGGTAACTATGCTGAGCGTGTTGGCGCTGGCGCTCCCGTCTATCTGGCTGCTGTGTTGGAGTATTTGACGGCTGAGATCCTGGAGTTGGCTGGAAATGCAGCCCGCGACAACAAGAAGACCAGGATCATCCCCCGTCATCTGCAGCTGGCCGTCCGTAACGATGAGGAGCTCAACAAACTCCTTGGTGGCGTGACCATCGCTCAGGGTGGTGTCCTGCCTAACATCCAAGCTGTTCTTCTGCCCAAGAAGACTGAGAAACCCGCCAAGAAGTAA
- the LOC129169681 gene encoding histone H2B-like, producing MPEPAKSAPKKGSKKAVTKAPGKGGKKKRSRRKESYAIYVYKVLKQVHPDTGISSKAMSIMNSFVNDIFERIASEASRLAHYNKRSTITSREIQTAVRLLLPGELAKHAVSEGTKAVTKYTSSK from the coding sequence ATGCCTGAACCAGCCAAGTCTGCGCCCAAGAAGGGCTCCAAGAAAGCCGTCACCAAGGCTCCCGGCAAGGGcggaaagaagaaaagaagccGCAGAAAGGAGAGCTACGCCATCTATGTCTACAAGGTGCTCAAGCAGGTGCACCCTGATACCGGCATCTCTTCCAAAGCAATGAGCATCATGAACTCCTTTGTCAACGACATCTTTGAGCGCATTGCTTCAGAGGCGTCTCGTCTGGCTCATTACAATAAGCGCTCCACCATCACTTCCAGGGAGATCCAGACCGCCGTTCGTCTTCTGCTGCCCGGTGAGCTGGCTAAGCACGCCGTGTCTGAAGGCACAAAGGCTGTCACCAAGTATACCAGCTCCAAGTGA
- the LOC129169682 gene encoding histone H2B-like gives MPEPAKSAPKKGSKKAVTKAPGKGNKKRKSRRKESYAIYVYKVLKQVHPDTGISSKAMSIMNSFVNDIFERIASEASRLAHYNKRSTITSREIQTAVRLLLPGELAKHAVSEGTKAVTKYTSSK, from the coding sequence ATGCCTGAACCAGCAAAATCCGCGCCCAAGAAGGGCTCCAAGAAAGCTGTCACTAAAGCTCCCGGCAAAGGaaacaagaagaggaagagcCGTAGAAAGGAGAGCTATGCTATCTACGTTTACAAGGTGCTCAAGCAGGTGCACCCTGATACCGGTATCTCTTCCAAGGCGATGAGCATCATGAACTCCTTCGTCAACGACATCTTTGAGCGAATCGCTTCCGAGGCGTCTCGTCTGGCTCATTACAATAAACGCTCCACCATCACTTCTAGGGAGATCCAGACCGCCGTTCGTCTCCTCCTGCCTGGTGAGCTGGCTAAGCACGCCGTGTCTGAAGGCACAAAGGCTGTCACCAAGTATACCAGCTCCAAGTAA
- the LOC129170400 gene encoding histone H3-like, whose amino-acid sequence MSGRGKGGKGLGKGGAKRHRKVLRDNIQGITKPAIRRLARRGGVKRISGLIYEETRGVLKVFLENVIRDAVTYTEHAKRKTVTAMDVVYALKRQGRTLYAPPCLSLSSLQVTMARTKQTARKSTGGKAPRKQLATKAARKSAPATGGVKKPHRYRPGTVALREIRRYQKSTELLIRKLPFQRLVREIAQDFKTDLRFQSSAVMALQEASEAYLVGLFEDTNLCAIHAKRVTIMPKDIQLARRIRGERA is encoded by the exons ATGTCTGGAAGAGGAAAGGGAGGTAAAGGTTTGGGGAAAGGAGGCGCAAAACGTCACCGTAAAGTTCTCCGTGATAACATCCAGGGAATCACGAAGCCTGCTATCCGTCGTCTGGCTCGCCGTGGTGGAGTCAAGCGTATCTCCGGTTTGATCTACGAGGAGACTCGCGGTGTGCTCAAAGTGTTCCTTGAGAACGTCATTCGTGATGCCGTCACCTACACCGAGCACGCCAAGAGGAAGACTGTGACTGCCATGGATGTGGTGTACGCCCTCAAGAGACAAGGACGCACTCTCTACG CCCCGCCATGTCTCTCATTGTCTTCGTTGCAAGTCACAATGGCTAGAACCAAGCAGACAGCCCGTAAGTCCACTGGCGGCAAAGCACCCAGGAAGCAGCTGGCCACTAAAGCTGCCCGTAAGAGCGCCCCTGCTACCGGCGGTGTGAAAAAGCCTCATCGTTATAGACCAGGTACCGTGGCTCTGAGAGAGATCCGTCGCTACCAAAAGTCGACCGAGTTGCTCATCCGCAAACTCCCCTTCCAGCGCCTCGTGAGAGAGATTGCTCAAGACTTTAAGACAGACCTGCGCTTTCAGAGCTCGGCTGTCATGGCTCTGCAAGAGGCCAGTGAGGCTTACCTGGTTGGCCTGTTTGAGGACACTAACCTCTGTGCCATCCATGCTAAGAGAGTTACCATCATGCCCAAAGATATTCAGCTGGCTCGCCGCATCCGTGGAGAGAGGGCTTGA
- the LOC129170398 gene encoding histone H2B-like — protein MPEPAKSAPKKGSKKAVTKAPGKGGKKRRSRRKESYAIYVYKVLKQVHPDTGISSKAMSIMNSFVNDIFERIASEASRLAHYNKRSTITSREIQTAVRLLLPGELAKHAVSEGTKAVTKYTSSK, from the coding sequence ATGCCTGAACCAGCGAAATCTGCGCCCAAGAAGGGCTCCAAGAAAGCCGTCACCAAGGCTCCCGGCAAGGGCGGAAAGAAGAGAAGAAGTCGCAGAAAGGAGAGCTACGCCATTTACGTCTACAAGGTGCTCAAGCAGGTGCACCCTGATACCGGTATCTCTTCCAAGGCCATGAGCATCATGAACTCCTTCGTCAACGACATCTTTGAGCGAATCGCTTCAGAGGCGTCTCGTCTGGCTCATTACAATAAGCGCTCCACCATCACTTCCAGGGAGATCCAGACCGCCGTTCGTCTTCTGCTGCCCGGTGAGCTGGCTAAGCACGCCGTGTCTGAAGGCACAAAGGCTGTCACCAAGTATACCAGCTCCAAGTAA
- the LOC129170397 gene encoding histone H2B-like — protein MPEPAKSAPKKGSKKAVTKAPGKGNKKRKSRRKESYAIYVYKVLKQVHPDTGISSKAMSIMNSFVNDIFERIASEASRLAHYNKRSTITSREIQTAVRLLLPGELAKHAVSEGTKAVTKYTSSK, from the coding sequence ATGCCTGAACCAGCAAAATCCGCGCCCAAGAAGGGCTCCAAGAAAGCTGTCACTAAAGCTCCCGGCAAAGGaaacaagaagaggaagagcCGTAGAAAGGAGAGCTATGCTATCTACGTTTACAAGGTGCTCAAGCAGGTGCACCCTGATACCGGTATCTCTTCCAAGGCGATGAGCATCATGAACTCCTTCGTCAACGACATCTTTGAGCGAATCGCTTCCGAGGCGTCTCGTCTGGCTCATTACAATAAACGCTCCACCATCACTTCCAGGGAGATTCAGACCGCCGTTCGTCTCCTGCTGCCCGGTGAGCTGGCTAAGCACGCCGTGTCTGAAGGCACAAAGGCTGTCACCAAGTATACCAGCTCCAAGTAA
- the LOC129170396 gene encoding histone H2B-like produces the protein MPEPAKSAPKKGSKKAVTKAPGKGNKKRKSRRKESYAIYVYKVLKQVHPDTGISSKAMSIMNSFVNDIFERIASEASRLAHYNKRSTITSREIQTAVRLLLPGELAKHAVSEGTKAVTKYTSSK, from the coding sequence ATGCCTGAACCAGCAAAATCCGCGCCCAAGAAGGGCTCCAAGAAAGCTGTCACTAAAGCTCCCGGCAAAGGaaacaagaagaggaagagcCGTAGAAAGGAGAGCTATGCTATCTACGTTTACAAGGTGCTCAAACAGGTTCACCCCGACACCGGAATCTCTTCCAAGGCGATGAGCATTATGAACTCCTTTGTCAACGATATCTTTGAGCGAATCGCTTCCGAGGCGTCTCGTCTGGCTCATTACAATAAACGCTCCACCATCACTTCCAGGGAGATTCAGACCGCCGTTCGTCTCCTCCTGCCTGGTGAGCTGGCTAAGCACGCCGTGTCTGAAGGCACCAAGGCTGTTACCAAGTACACCAGCTCCAAGTAA
- the LOC129170399 gene encoding histone H2B-like, which produces MPEPAKSAPKKGSKKAVTKAPGKGGKKRRSRRKESYAIYVYKVLKQVHPDTGISSKAMSIMNSFVNDIFERIASEASRLAHYNKRSTITSREIQTAVRLLLPGELAKHAVSEGTKAVTKYTSSK; this is translated from the coding sequence ATGCCTGAACCAGCGAAATCCGCGCCCAAGAAGGGCTCAAAGAAAGCTGTCACCAAGGCTCCCGGTAAGGGCGGAAAGAAGAGAAGAAGTCGCAGAAAGGAGAGCTATGCCATCTACGTGTACAAGGTTCTCAAACAGGTTCACCCCGACACCGGAATCTCTTCCAAGGCCATGAGCATTATGAACTCCTTCGTGAACGACATTTTTGAGCGCATTGCTTCTGAGGCGTCTCGTTTGGCTCATTATAACAAACGCTCGACTATCACTTCCAGGGAGATTCAGACCGCCGTTCGTCTCCTACTACCCGGTGAGCTGGCTAAGCACGCCGTGTCTGAAGGCACCAAGGCTGTCACCAAGTACACCAGCTCCAAGTAA
- the LOC129170131 gene encoding histone H4, with amino-acid sequence MSGRGKGGKGLGKGGAKRHRKVLRDNIQGITKPAIRRLARRGGVKRISGLIYEETRGVLKVFLENVIRDAVTYTEHAKRKTVTAMDVVYALKRQGRTLYGFGG; translated from the coding sequence ATGTCTGGAAGAGGAAAAGGAGGTAAAGGCTTGGGGAAAGGAGGCGCCAAACGTCACCGCAAGGTTCTCCGTGATAACATCCAGGGAATCACTAAGCCTGCTATCCGTCGTCTGGCGCGCCGTGGTGGCGTCAAGCGTATCTCCGGTTTGATCTACGAGGAGACTCGCGGTGTGCTGAAGGTGTTTTTGGAGAACGTCATTCGTGATGCCGTCACCTACACCGAGCACGCCAAGAGGAAGACTGTGACTGCCATGGATGTGGTGTACGCCCTTAAGCGACAAGGACGTACTCTGTACGGTTTCGGAGGGTAG